One part of the Malus sylvestris chromosome 2, drMalSylv7.2, whole genome shotgun sequence genome encodes these proteins:
- the LOC126613852 gene encoding protein cornichon homolog 4-like translates to MEILWTWLLSFFFILTLLCILGYQLVCLVDLEYDYINPYDSSSRINSVILPEFIVQGVLCFILLIAQHWFMLFMALPHLYYNVNLYMTRRHLVDVTEIYNQLSWEKKQRFFKIGYLLALFILSLFWHCFQLP, encoded by the exons ATGGAGATACTGTGGACATGGCTGCtgagtttcttcttcattcTAACTTTGTTATGCATTCTGGGTTATCAG CTTGTGTGCTTGGTGGACCTCGAGTACGACTACATTAACCCATATGATTCATCATCTCGGATAAACAGTGTCATTTTGCCAGAATTTATTGTTCAAGGAGTTTTGTGCTTCATTCTTCTTATAGCGCAACATTGGTTCATGCTTTTCATGGCTCTGCCGCACCTTTATTATAATGTCAATTT GTACATGACGAGACGGCACTTGGTAGATGTGACTGAGATCTATAACCAACTGAGCTGGGAGAAAAAGCAACGCTTTTTTAAGATTGGCTATCTTTTGGCCCTATTTATTCTTTCTTTATTCTGGCATTGTTTTCAACTCCCTTAA
- the LOC126613847 gene encoding uncharacterized protein LOC126613847 codes for MGEPRTSGVCFPISISIYILIHTNDRSNLATITKSDRFRYLGSILQENEELDGDLNHRIQAGWMKCKSASGVLCDRRRSLKLKGKFYRTAIRPAMLYDTECWAVKHQHVHKMGVAEIRMLRGMCGHTRNDKIVNEDIRGKVGVVEVEGKMRENRLRWFGHVQRRPTDAPVRRCDYGTKVRGRRGRGRPKKTLEETLRKDLEYLDLTEDMTQNRAQWCSRIHIADPT; via the coding sequence atgggtgaaccacgtacatctggtgtttgctttcctatctctatatccatttatatacttatccacactaatgaccggagcaatctagcgacgattacaaaaagcgaccgttttcgctacctaggatctatcttgcaagagaacgaagaattagatggagatctcaaccatagaatacaagctggatggatgaagtgtaagagcgcatccggcgtgttgtgtgaccgtcgtaggtcactgaagctcaagggaaaattttataggacggcaataaggccagcgatgttgtatgacacagaatgttgggcggtgaagcatcaacacgtacacaaaatgggtgtagcggagataaggatgcttcgtgggatgtgtgggcacacgagaaatgataagattgtgaatgaggatatccgaggtaaagtaggagtagtcgaagttgaaggaaagatgagagaaaatcggttacggtggtttggacatgtgcaaagaaggcctactgacgctccggttcgaagatgtgactacggaacaaaggttcggggccgaaggggtagaggaagacctaagaaaactttggaagagaccctaagaaaagacttagagtacttggatctaacggaggacatgacacaaaatcgagcgcaatggtgttctaggattcatatagccgaccccacttag
- the LOC126613848 gene encoding proteasome subunit beta type-1, with protein sequence MTKQHANWSPYDNNGGSCVAIAGANYCVIAADTRMSTGYSILTRDYSKICKLADKAVLASSGFQADVKALQKHLAAKHLTYQHQHNKQMSCPAMAQLLSNTLYYKRFFPYYAFNVLGGLDSEGKGCVFTYDAVGSYERVGYSSQGSGSTLIIPFLDNQLKSPSPLLLPAQDAVTPLSEAEAIDLVKTCFASATERDIYTGDRLEIVVLNADGTRYEYMELRKD encoded by the exons ATGACCAAGCAGCACGCTAACTGGTCCCCCTATGACAACAATGGCGG GTCCTGTGTGGCGATCGCCGGAGCCAACTACTGTGTGATTGCCGCCGATACTCGGATGTCGACCGGTTACAGTATTCTCACCCGCGACTACTCCAAAATCTGCAAATT AGCGGACAAAGCTGTATTGGCATCTTCTGGTTTTCAAGCTGATGTGAAAGCTTTGCAAAAGCATTTGGCAGCTAAGCACTTG ACTTATCAGCATCAACATAACAAACAAATGAGCTGCCCTGCGATGGCTCAACTGCTTTCCAACACCCTTTACTACAAGCGGTTCTTCCCCTACTACGCATTTAATGTTTTGGGTGGCTTAGATAGTGAAG GTAAGGGTTGCGTCTTCACATATGATGCTGTTGGTTCCTATGAGAGGGTTGGGTATAGCTCCCAAGGTTCTGGTTCTACACTTATCATTCCTTTTCTGGACAACCAATTGAAGTCTCCTAGCCCACTCCTATTGCCTGCCCAG GATGCTGTCACACCGCTGTCGGAAGCAGAAGCGATCGACTTGGTCAAAACTTGTTTTGCATCTGCAACTGAAAGAGATATTTACACT GGCGACAGGCTGGAGATTGTTGTCCTCAATGCGGATGGCACCAGATATGAGTATATGGAGCTGAGGAAGGACTGA